ATATCGATTTATATCATCATTCTAATCTCTTACATCTTGCTTCAGAAGCTCCAGCAAAATCGGGAAACGGATTACCGCGCAGAGGTTCAGAAGATGACCCTGGAAGAAAGAATGTACCGGATTGCTGTTATGCGTTGGCTTGTGAAGGTAATGGCTCCGACACCCGGTACGGTGAAATATGACAGGCAGGTACGCTTACTAAAGGAAAGCAACGCGAGAATCAAGTTCGAATGGCTCTATATCAGAAGGGTGACGTTCTTCTGCCTGGCTTTCTTCCTGTCGCTATCGCTGGCTACAGGTCTGCATGTGCAGGCTAAACATCATCTGCTGTATGTCCCCGTTTCTTTGAATCATTCCCTGTTCGGCCAGATGAATGAGATCGAGCGTCGGCAGGCAGAGGAAACGGTTGAGCGCGATCGGCTGCTAATGGAACAATTGCATATGTCGCCGGAAGTGACCGATGATCAGGTCAAGCAGATGATTAGTGAGACAGATCCTACTTCATTGACCAAGGAACAAGTTGAGATCATAACCGATCGAATTATGACTAAACTGCAGCGCTATGACAGCGAGTATTTGAAATGGTGGGAGCTGCTGCTATCCTTTCTGGCAGGTGTGGCTGCATATGCGGCGCCATTATGGCTGCTGCATTTTCACCGGAAAGTACGCAATATGGAAATGAGGCATGAAATTTATCAATTTCAAACGGTCATATCCATACTGCGCGGAATGGAGCGCATCTCGGTTGAGGCCATATTGGAATGGCTTAATCGGTTTGCTGTTATTTTTAAGATTCCCATTCAAAAAAGCTTGCTTCATTACGAACATGGCGCCCAGCTGGCATTGCTGGAGCTGAAGGAAGACGTCTGGTTTCCTGAATTTCAGCGGCTGGTGGACAAGCTGCTGCTTGCGGTAGATAAAGTACCGATCAAGGATGTTTTTGATGACCTCGATGGAGAAATGATATACAGTTTCGAGCGACGCAAGCAGGAGTACGAAGCGATGATCGATACGAAGGCCGCATGGGGGCGAATGATCGGTTTTACTCCGATGTATGCGTTGATCTTTATGTATCTTGTTATCCCGCTTATCGGCATGAGTTTCTCCCAGATGGAAACGTATTATGAGCAAATTCAACGATTATAACGATACGTGGATTGGCTCAACCGGAATCATGATCGACAGGATCAAAAAATAATTGAAAGAATGAGGGAGATTTCAATGAATAATGCATCATCCGCTTTAAAGGTTGCAGCAGGCATATTTCTGACCATAGCACTGATTACCATTGTTGTTATTTTGTTTATTTCGGCGCAGGAGGCAACCAAAACCGCTCAAAACAATTTTTCAGATATTCAGACAGAGTTGTCCCAGGCAGCATTTACCGTGTATGACGGAACAACCATCAGCGGTTCTCAGGTGACAAACGCACTGCGTAAATACAAGGATAAGGATCAATTTGGAGTTTTCATAGCAACAGGGAAAAATAAAGCAGGGCAATGGTACGGCAATGTGTTGGAGAAGGACGGTTCGATTCTCAATCCGGATTCAAGACAAGGGAATATCGAACTCGTCATGGATGAGAAAAGCCCAGAGTACGTCAATCCAAGCGGCAAATTTAAGGCGACCATCGTTAAGGATGATTCTAACGTAATCAGAGGCATTAAATTCGATCAATAGTTATGAATGGAAAGGTGACTTGCCTTGCGTGGACAAACGATAAGCGCACTTGAATTGGCAGCAGCAGTGGCATTATTTCTTGGCGCAGCCCTGTATGCCTTCCATATTCAGACGATGGTGGATGGCGGTATATCAGCCGTAGGCAGAATGACTCAGGAGCAGCATGCGGGTGTGATCACCGTAGAGATGACGAACGAGAACAGAAAGCTCATTTATAAGGGAAGCGAAGTCGTATTCACGCTGCGAGAGGTTCAAGCTGGCGGCTTCAATATGTATGTGGATGGCGTGCTGTTCCAATCAGGCAGTAATCCGGAGGAACTGGATCTTTCGATCATAGATATGGAAGCCCATTATGATGCGGAGTACGTTCGGAGGATCGATGGAGAAGTGGAGAGCATCCAGTTTGTAAAAGTGAGGTAACAACAATGTCAAACTCGGTTTCGAAATGGTTTGCTGCCTTTCTAGCTCTTCTTCTGCTGTACTTGGTTCCCGCAGGCGAGATGGCCAGAAGACAGGATGATCTGTCACGACTCGTTGTTTATCAATCCGTTACCAAATTCGTGGACAGTGTTCGTACGAAGGGGTATATTACTCCGATCATGTACAATGACTTCCTGCAAGAGCTGGCAGCCACCGGGAACATTTACAATGTGGAAATGGAACATCATCATAAGAAATACCACCCGGAATATGCCGATCCTTCAGATCCTGGAACATTCTTGAACCGCTATTCCGTCGTATATGATGCTTATTATCAGGAAGATGTTATGGGTTATCTATTCCCGGAGTCGAATGTCGATAAACAGGATGACAGACGCCGATACCGTCTAACGGCTGGAGATCACTTTCAGGTAAGTGTCAGTACTCTGAATCGAACACCCGGATTGATCATGTTCGATGCGTTGACCGGATCAAATTCTGGTGGCAAAGCAGCAATCGCATTTCCATACGGAGGTTTGGTACTGAATGAAGATTACTGATCTTGCCATCGTATTTACCGCCGTGTTTTTCCCCATGTTTATAATTCTGGGCATGCGTGCCGAGAGTTTAGAGGATGTCCGGTACGTAGAAATGAAATATTCGGCTGCTCTGCGTACAGCCGTTCAAGACGGCGGGATGATGCTGAACGATAATGAGACCCAGGACAAAGAGTCGGCATATGATTCTATAAAATTTATGCGTGCGGATAAAGAACGAGCGCTGGAGTCCTTTTCCCGGACGCTGTACATCAATATGGGGATCGCGGATGATCCGGCTGCTCAGTCTGCTCTGTGGTGGTATATTCCTGCTATCGTTGTTCTGGATTATGACGGGTTTTATATGTATGTTTCACAAACCTTCACCAACGCGTATGGGGAGGAGCTCATGGAGCATAGATGGACACCCAAAATCCCTTATGCCTGGAATGATGGCAGGGCCAACAGCATCCAGTTTACATTGGATTCCTTCGTTCAGGTATATGAATCAGGCGGAGGATCTTCCATCTGGCACTCCGGCTATCGGGAGGATCTGAGCGGCAGGACGGGTATAGCTTTGCTGGAAGACAAGGACAGGTTTGAACAAGTCAGACGGATCACGATTGTGAATTGCGTTCAAGATCATCTTGCTTATTACATACAGCGGCACAACCAAGTGGCGCTCCGAAACGGAGTAACCTATACGTTCGCGCTTCCGTTGATATCCCAGGAAGAGTGGGTGAATACGATGGATGACATCGGTATGATGGCGTTCATTCAAGGCGTCCCCATGGGCGATCAGTATTATAATAACTATGCCCTTGGAGGAGGCAGACTTGTTAAAGCTCCTGTTTATTTTGGAGGGGTGGATAGTAGGGGGTTCAAATATTATTACCGTGATGTCTGTCAATTCAACTATCGCGTGGAAGAAGTGTTCCCGAGTGCCAAAGACGCAGCGGCAGCAGGATATCAGGAGAAAAGCTGTTCTAATCCCGGTGTCCTCTAATCCCTGAAAGTTATGGTTTCTGCCGGACTCCATGATGTGATACAATAAACTCTTGACTGTGTATATTTCGCTAAATTAACATGAAATAAGTTCATTTTATACAGACAGGAGTTACTATAGCCATGAGTTTATTGACTGTAGAGAACGTATCACATAATTTCGGGGAACGTACTCTATTTAAGAATGTATCCTTTCGTTTGCTGGCAGGCGAACATGTTGGTTTGGTTGGAGCAAACGGCGTAGGCAAATCAACACTAATGAATATTTTGACCGGGCAGCTGTTAAAAGACAGCGGCAAGGTGGAATGGACACCGAAGATCCGGTACGGATACCTGGACCAGCACACCAAGCTGACACCTGGCAAAACGGTTCGCGATGTGTTAAAGGATGCCTTCCTGCCTCTACTGGAGCTGGAAAAAGAAATGATGGAGATCACCAATAAGATGAGTGATGCTTCTCCTGAAGAGTTGGAGCTGCTGCTCGAGCAAATGGGTGAAATTCAGGAGCAGCTGGATATCGGGGATTTCTACATGCTGGACGTAAAGGTTGAGGAGATGGCGAATGGTCTTGGGTTATCCGTCATT
This Paenibacillus sp. JZ16 DNA region includes the following protein-coding sequences:
- a CDS encoding ABC transporter permease codes for the protein MNNASSALKVAAGIFLTIALITIVVILFISAQEATKTAQNNFSDIQTELSQAAFTVYDGTTISGSQVTNALRKYKDKDQFGVFIATGKNKAGQWYGNVLEKDGSILNPDSRQGNIELVMDEKSPEYVNPSGKFKATIVKDDSNVIRGIKFDQ